A region from the Candidatus Methylomirabilota bacterium genome encodes:
- a CDS encoding GYD domain-containing protein, translating to MPKYMIQASYTAEGVRGLMKDGGSKRRAAAESAVKGVGGKLEAFYFAFGETDVYAIADVPDNASAAAISLAVTGSGAVNARTTVLMTPEEMDQATKKTISYGPPGR from the coding sequence ATGCCGAAGTACATGATCCAAGCGTCATACACGGCCGAAGGCGTTAGAGGTCTCATGAAAGATGGAGGCTCCAAGAGACGCGCCGCGGCGGAATCCGCAGTGAAAGGAGTGGGCGGCAAGCTCGAGGCCTTCTATTTCGCCTTTGGCGAGACCGACGTGTACGCCATCGCGGACGTACCCGACAATGCCAGCGCCGCCGCCATCTCCCTTGCCGTCACTGGCAGCGGAGCAGTCAACGCGAGAACGACCGTGCTGATGACACCGGAGGAAATGGACCAGGCCACGAAAAAGACGATCAGCTACGGTCCTCCTGGCCGCTGA
- a CDS encoding DUF4440 domain-containing protein: MKEDVMSRSDIAAVNRQFEEAARKGDVDRLAALYTPDAMAFPPDGPIVKGRDSIKQMWASVAQQLGLKDVRLNTLDFEQAGDTGYEVGEATLTLSSGTAVVKFVVVWKKVDGQWRLHRDIWNAKGA; encoded by the coding sequence ATGAAGGAGGATGTGATGAGCCGATCAGACATCGCCGCCGTAAATCGCCAGTTCGAGGAGGCCGCCCGCAAGGGAGACGTTGACCGCCTCGCTGCGCTCTACACGCCCGATGCGATGGCGTTTCCGCCTGACGGACCGATCGTCAAAGGTCGTGACAGTATCAAGCAGATGTGGGCCTCGGTTGCGCAGCAGCTGGGGCTGAAGGACGTCCGGCTCAACACGCTGGACTTCGAACAGGCGGGCGACACTGGTTATGAAGTAGGTGAGGCGACGCTGACGCTCAGCAGTGGCACAGCTGTCGTGAAATTTGTCGTCGTGTGGAAGAAGGTTGATGGGCAGTGGCGGCTCCATCGAGACATCTGGAACGCGAAGGGAGCATAG
- the ugpE gene encoding sn-glycerol-3-phosphate ABC transporter permease UgpE, with amino-acid sequence MSIEWSAEATLTRPRVGAARRRRAWGRLAIHALLVLAVLALGFPLYYAFVISTQTIAEATASPPRVLPGSHFWTNYTEVWHRIHMGRLLLNSLIIALTVSVGKIAVSMLSAFAIVYFRFRGREVVFWMIFVTLMLPVPVRIISTYKVISDLGWINTYAGLTIPLIASATATFLFRQFFLTVPDELSDAAQIDGAGPMRFFWSILLPISWANIAALFVVMFIYGWNQYLWPLMITSSEDMRVVVTGIAAFVPTGTQLPEWNLVMAAAVMALLPPIAVVVAMQRWFVKGLTEPEK; translated from the coding sequence TTGAGCATCGAGTGGAGCGCCGAGGCGACGCTCACTCGGCCCCGCGTCGGGGCTGCCCGGCGCCGGCGCGCGTGGGGACGGCTGGCCATACACGCGCTGCTCGTCCTGGCCGTGCTGGCCCTCGGCTTTCCCCTCTATTACGCGTTCGTCATCAGCACCCAGACCATCGCCGAGGCCACCGCCTCGCCGCCCCGGGTGCTGCCGGGAAGCCACTTCTGGACCAACTACACCGAGGTCTGGCACCGCATCCACATGGGCCGCCTGCTCCTGAACAGCCTGATCATCGCGCTCACGGTGAGCGTGGGGAAGATCGCGGTCTCGATGCTCTCGGCCTTCGCCATCGTGTACTTCCGGTTCCGCGGCCGGGAAGTCGTGTTCTGGATGATCTTCGTGACGCTGATGCTCCCGGTGCCCGTCCGCATCATCTCGACGTACAAGGTGATCAGCGACCTCGGCTGGATCAACACTTACGCGGGGCTGACCATCCCGCTGATCGCGTCGGCGACCGCGACCTTCCTGTTCCGCCAGTTCTTCCTGACGGTCCCGGACGAGCTGTCGGACGCCGCCCAGATCGACGGGGCGGGGCCGATGCGGTTCTTCTGGTCGATCCTGCTGCCGATCTCCTGGGCCAACATCGCCGCCCTCTTCGTCGTCATGTTCATCTATGGCTGGAACCAGTACCTGTGGCCGTTGATGATCACCAGCTCCGAGGACATGCGCGTGGTGGTGACGGGTATCGCGGCGTTCGTCCCCACGGGGACCCAGTTGCCGGAATGGAACCTGGTCATGGCGGCGGCGGTGATGGCGCTGCTGCCCCCGATCGCCGTGGTCGTCGCGATGCAGCGGTGGTTCGTCAAGGGCCTGACCGAGCCCGAGAAGTAG
- a CDS encoding glycerophosphodiester phosphodiesterase family protein — protein sequence MADAERHRERGGPGGRTATWLLLGVWVAALLAAGFAGRAPAALLAAHRGGAGLWPENSLLAFRSALALGVDFLELDVHLTRDDRLVVIHDPTLERTTTGIGAVRAATLEELRAHRLRDGGAERIPTLEEVLDLVHPTGTGLLLEIKTAPRREPYPGIEDRVLRLLRARGLVPRTVVMSFEPSIVRRVRELDPTIRTSLVVSARRLGREGAVPAAAVAWAADAGATDIGIQHTLITPALVAAARARGLRIGAWTVNDEAAMRRMIDFGVDVLITDRPDLARTLLSGR from the coding sequence ATGGCCGACGCGGAGCGGCACCGTGAGCGCGGGGGGCCCGGAGGCCGGACGGCCACCTGGCTCCTGCTCGGGGTCTGGGTGGCCGCGCTCCTGGCTGCCGGGTTCGCCGGCCGCGCCCCGGCGGCGTTGCTGGCCGCCCATCGCGGTGGGGCCGGGCTCTGGCCGGAGAACTCGCTGCTGGCCTTCCGGAGCGCCCTGGCGCTCGGCGTGGACTTCCTGGAGCTCGACGTCCACCTCACCCGGGACGACCGGCTCGTGGTGATCCACGACCCCACGCTCGAGCGCACGACGACAGGGATCGGGGCGGTCCGCGCGGCCACGCTCGAGGAGCTCCGCGCCCACCGCCTGAGGGACGGCGGCGCCGAGCGGATCCCGACGCTCGAGGAGGTCCTGGACCTCGTCCACCCCACCGGGACCGGCCTGCTGCTCGAGATCAAGACCGCGCCGCGCCGGGAACCCTACCCCGGGATCGAGGATCGGGTGCTCCGTCTGCTCCGGGCGCGCGGGCTCGTCCCCCGCACCGTCGTCATGTCGTTCGAGCCCTCGATCGTCCGACGCGTGCGGGAGCTCGATCCCACGATCCGCACGAGCCTGGTCGTCTCCGCGCGCCGGCTCGGCCGCGAGGGCGCCGTACCGGCGGCGGCCGTCGCCTGGGCCGCCGACGCCGGGGCCACCGACATCGGCATCCAGCACACCCTGATCACGCCGGCCCTGGTCGCGGCTGCCCGCGCACGTGGCCTCCGGATCGGCGCCTGGACGGTCAATGACGAAGCGGCGATGCGCCGGATGATCGACTTCGGCGTGGACGTGCTGATCACCGACCGGCCCGACCTGGCCCGGACGCTGTTGTCCGGCCGCTGA
- a CDS encoding ester cyclase, whose product MAEKENLEVVRKSFDAWNAHDPARYAKLLDEKYVQESDTLPQAISGREAGREVLQMYLRAFPDLHLDVEQLLTSGDYVVVRWTGTGTHRGELMGIPATNRSAVVRGCSIVEVRRGHLVREWVYWDTAHLLRQLGVLSIAA is encoded by the coding sequence ATGGCTGAGAAAGAGAACCTCGAGGTTGTTCGTAAATCCTTCGACGCATGGAACGCTCACGATCCAGCCCGCTACGCCAAGCTACTGGACGAGAAGTACGTCCAAGAATCCGACACACTCCCACAAGCGATCAGCGGTCGAGAAGCTGGTCGCGAGGTCCTGCAGATGTACCTGAGGGCATTCCCTGACCTCCACCTCGATGTCGAGCAGCTACTGACGAGCGGGGATTATGTCGTCGTGCGGTGGACGGGCACTGGAACACATCGCGGTGAGCTGATGGGGATCCCAGCCACGAATCGATCCGCCGTGGTGCGCGGTTGCAGCATCGTGGAGGTTCGACGGGGACACCTGGTGCGTGAGTGGGTGTACTGGGACACCGCCCACCTCCTGCGCCAGCTCGGCGTTCTATCGATCGCTGCGTAG
- a CDS encoding 2-oxoacid:ferredoxin oxidoreductase subunit beta codes for MKETTMATMAQTEHVKVTVKDLKGKVDPDWCPGCGDFGVLAALKQAIAELGLQPHTVLTISGIGCSSNLPGYLNTYGMHTLHGRALAVATGAQLGNHHLKIVVTGGDGDGYGIGGNHFVHAMRRNVDLTYIVMNNQIYGLTTGQLSPTSSKGMNTKSTPFGSVENPVNPIPLAIAAGATYVARGFTGQQKQLVELIKGGLQHRGFALIDTFSPCVTYNHDNTHEFFKQRTRKLEEMGHDPTDVHAAMEKGWLWGEVIPIGLFWRRQDLPALDQLEPVLGAGGPLAHRPLGVAPDIARALIAELM; via the coding sequence GTGAAGGAGACGACGATGGCCACCATGGCTCAGACCGAGCACGTCAAGGTGACGGTCAAGGATCTCAAGGGCAAGGTCGATCCCGACTGGTGTCCGGGGTGTGGCGACTTCGGCGTGCTGGCGGCCCTGAAGCAAGCGATCGCCGAGCTGGGGCTCCAGCCCCATACGGTCCTCACCATCAGCGGCATCGGCTGCTCGTCGAACCTGCCCGGGTATCTCAACACGTATGGCATGCACACCTTGCATGGCCGCGCCCTGGCGGTGGCCACCGGCGCTCAGCTGGGCAATCACCACTTGAAGATCGTCGTGACGGGCGGAGACGGTGACGGGTACGGCATCGGGGGCAATCACTTCGTGCACGCCATGCGCCGCAACGTCGACCTGACCTATATCGTCATGAACAACCAGATCTATGGTCTGACGACCGGCCAGCTCTCCCCCACCAGCAGCAAGGGGATGAACACGAAGAGCACTCCTTTCGGTAGCGTCGAGAACCCCGTCAATCCGATTCCCCTGGCCATCGCCGCCGGGGCCACGTACGTGGCTCGGGGATTCACCGGTCAGCAGAAGCAGCTGGTCGAGCTGATCAAGGGGGGCCTGCAGCACAGAGGCTTCGCCCTGATCGACACCTTCAGTCCCTGCGTGACGTACAACCACGACAACACCCATGAGTTCTTCAAGCAGAGGACGCGCAAGCTGGAAGAGATGGGTCATGACCCCACCGACGTTCACGCCGCCATGGAGAAGGGCTGGCTGTGGGGCGAGGTCATCCCGATCGGCCTCTTCTGGAGGCGCCAGGATCTGCCGGCGCTGGATCAGCTAGAACCGGTCCTCGGTGCGGGCGGCCCGCTGGCGCATCGTCCACTGGGGGTCGCCCCGGACATTGCGCGAGCGCTCATCGCAGAGTTGATGTAA
- a CDS encoding ABC transporter permease subunit: protein MRARVFRNPWLPYVLVAPQVLITLVFFFWPAFESLRLSLFRVSPFGDRQVFTGADNFTRLFTSADYLQSIQVSFVFALGVTFLTLASSLALAVLASQKIRGRGVYRSAMLWTYGIAPPVSGIIWLFIFHPSYGLVPYLLSTVTAYELNWLLEGRIAMLLVILAATWARLGYGVAFYLAGLQSIPDSVLEAASVDGAGPVRRFWAITFPLLSPVTFFLFIIMMVFAFFETFGIIHAVTQGGPGNATTIMVYKVYLDGFVNLRLGLSAAESVVLMTMVIVLTMLQFRYTQRKVFY, encoded by the coding sequence ATGAGGGCGAGGGTCTTCCGCAACCCGTGGCTCCCCTATGTCCTGGTGGCGCCGCAGGTCCTGATCACGCTCGTCTTCTTCTTCTGGCCGGCCTTCGAGTCCCTCCGGCTCTCTCTGTTCAGGGTCTCGCCGTTCGGTGACCGGCAGGTCTTCACGGGCGCCGACAACTTCACCCGCCTCTTCACCTCCGCCGACTACCTCCAGAGCATCCAGGTGTCGTTCGTGTTCGCCCTGGGCGTCACCTTCCTCACCCTCGCGAGCTCGCTGGCGCTGGCCGTGCTGGCCAGCCAGAAGATCCGCGGCCGCGGCGTCTACCGCTCGGCCATGCTGTGGACCTACGGGATCGCGCCGCCCGTGAGCGGGATCATCTGGCTCTTCATCTTTCACCCCTCGTACGGGCTCGTCCCCTACCTCCTCTCGACCGTCACCGCCTACGAGCTCAACTGGCTCCTCGAGGGCCGAATCGCGATGCTGCTGGTCATCCTCGCGGCAACCTGGGCGCGGCTCGGCTACGGCGTGGCCTTCTACCTGGCCGGCCTGCAGTCGATCCCGGACTCCGTCCTCGAGGCCGCCAGCGTGGACGGCGCGGGGCCCGTCCGGCGGTTCTGGGCGATCACGTTCCCCCTGCTCTCGCCGGTGACGTTCTTCCTGTTCATCATCATGATGGTGTTCGCCTTCTTCGAGACCTTCGGCATCATCCACGCGGTCACGCAGGGCGGGCCGGGCAACGCCACGACGATCATGGTCTACAAGGTCTACCTGGACGGCTTCGTGAACCTCCGGCTCGGACTGTCCGCGGCCGAGTCCGTGGTTCTGATGACGATGGTCATCGTCCTCACGATGCTCCAGTTCCGGTACACGCAGCGGAAGGTCTTCTATTGA
- a CDS encoding extracellular solute-binding protein, translating into MKHVLGRSILAAALTLLAITGGGLAAPALAKTEIVWWHAHTGFLGERVMDLVNKFNASQSEYQVVALRKGTYAETLTAAVAAYRAKAPPHIVQVYEVGTQTMLSSGAVYPVYQLMADQGIKVNWDEYLSVVKSYYSKDGKLYSMPFNSSTPVLYYNKTILKKAGLDPGKAPATFDEIEKAARAVVSSGAAKIGFTVAWPSWTLAENAHAWHDQPFADKENGFADMATRLLINGEFGVKLWSMLARWQKEGLFTYSGRGSKGDQPIKNGDAAIGIASTGVIGSLVKTAKFEWGTGSLPRLAGYPQGNSIIGGATLWVMKGHKPAEYRAVAKFLEFLGQVEQQAWWHAETGYLPISTPALKHLERVGHFRKQPAMWTAFAQITSGRTTPNSQGIRLGDFVAIRAVIEAELENVLAGKKTAQQGLDTAVAKANDILKEFAALYR; encoded by the coding sequence ATGAAACACGTGCTGGGCCGCTCGATCCTGGCCGCGGCTCTGACGCTGCTCGCGATCACCGGCGGCGGGCTGGCCGCGCCCGCGCTCGCGAAGACCGAGATCGTCTGGTGGCATGCTCACACGGGCTTCCTGGGCGAGCGGGTGATGGACCTCGTGAACAAGTTCAACGCGAGCCAGAGCGAGTACCAGGTGGTCGCGCTGCGGAAGGGGACGTACGCCGAGACCCTGACGGCGGCGGTCGCCGCGTACCGGGCCAAGGCCCCGCCGCACATCGTGCAGGTCTACGAGGTCGGCACCCAGACCATGCTCTCCTCGGGGGCGGTGTACCCCGTGTACCAGCTCATGGCGGACCAGGGCATCAAGGTCAACTGGGACGAGTATCTCAGCGTCGTGAAGTCCTACTACTCCAAGGACGGCAAGCTCTACTCGATGCCGTTCAACTCCTCCACGCCGGTGCTCTACTACAACAAGACGATCCTCAAGAAGGCCGGCCTCGATCCCGGCAAGGCCCCGGCGACGTTCGACGAGATCGAGAAGGCGGCCCGGGCGGTCGTCTCGTCGGGGGCCGCCAAGATCGGCTTCACCGTCGCCTGGCCTTCCTGGACGCTCGCCGAGAACGCTCATGCCTGGCACGACCAGCCCTTCGCCGACAAGGAAAACGGGTTCGCCGACATGGCGACCCGGCTCCTGATCAACGGCGAGTTCGGGGTCAAGCTCTGGTCGATGCTCGCCCGCTGGCAGAAGGAGGGGCTCTTCACGTACTCGGGCCGGGGCAGCAAGGGCGACCAGCCGATCAAGAACGGCGACGCGGCGATCGGGATCGCCTCGACGGGCGTCATCGGCTCGCTCGTGAAGACGGCGAAATTCGAGTGGGGCACCGGCAGCCTGCCCCGGCTGGCCGGCTACCCGCAGGGCAACTCGATCATCGGCGGCGCGACGCTCTGGGTCATGAAGGGCCACAAGCCCGCGGAGTACAGGGCGGTCGCGAAGTTCCTGGAGTTCCTGGGCCAGGTCGAGCAGCAGGCCTGGTGGCACGCGGAGACCGGTTACCTCCCCATCAGCACGCCGGCGCTGAAGCACCTCGAGCGGGTGGGGCACTTCCGGAAGCAGCCCGCCATGTGGACCGCCTTCGCCCAGATCACCAGTGGCCGGACGACGCCCAACAGCCAGGGCATCCGCCTGGGCGACTTCGTGGCGATCCGTGCCGTGATCGAGGCCGAGCTGGAGAATGTCCTGGCCGGGAAGAAGACGGCCCAGCAGGGGCTGGACACCGCGGTGGCGAAGGCCAACGACATCCTCAAGGAATTCGCCGCGCTCTACCGGTAG
- a CDS encoding 2-oxoacid:acceptor oxidoreductase subunit alpha has product MRRLDLAIGIGGAAGQGIATPGDILARIFVRRGLHVNAYNAYQSIIRGGHIFLTLRTSDQPVLSQGDKIDVLMPLNQDTMNRHLKLMRAGSAVLFNSDTIKPGVVPDGVQLCPFSVKALAPTTRGDLVQNTLALAAVLRLIKVEFEILEEILTLQFRRKGAAAVAENVGVARAGYDYAATHFTALPFSLPDTGKRLAFFEGNQALAMGGAAAGVRFYCAYPMSPSSGVLHWMARHARQLGIMVRQVEDEIGVINMAIGAAHTGCRAMCATSGGGFALMSEALGAAAMMEIPVVCINVQRAGPATGVPTKTEQGDLWQVMGAGQGDYPRIIVAPTNIGDCFKVVPTLFNLVDKFQCPGIILSDLLLSEGRSSIDPAELDFNVPIDRGDVVGLNGDGPPVNGGFKRYLVTESGVSPRALPGTPGYVHVVATDEHDEDGVLISDEFTDPHKRQAIHEKRMRKMDGVLPLLAPPVLHGPADAHVTLVGWGSTEGVIREAMQQLAEAGIVANNLQIRWLVPLHAEAIVSILSRCRAVIIVENNYSGQFARYLRAETGIVAGGHIRKYDGEPFMPHHIVDGVTAILAGSTKRYVPVHEIQV; this is encoded by the coding sequence GTGCGCAGACTCGACCTTGCCATCGGTATCGGCGGCGCGGCGGGCCAGGGGATCGCCACTCCGGGCGACATTCTGGCGCGGATCTTCGTGCGCCGCGGGCTTCACGTGAACGCCTACAATGCCTACCAGTCCATCATTCGCGGCGGCCACATCTTCCTGACTCTCCGCACGAGTGACCAGCCTGTGCTGAGTCAGGGCGACAAGATCGACGTGCTCATGCCGTTGAACCAGGACACGATGAATCGACACCTGAAGCTGATGCGAGCAGGCTCGGCAGTGCTGTTCAACAGCGACACGATCAAGCCAGGTGTCGTTCCCGACGGCGTGCAGCTCTGCCCGTTTTCCGTCAAAGCGCTGGCGCCCACCACCCGGGGCGATCTCGTCCAGAACACCCTCGCGCTGGCCGCCGTCCTGCGCTTGATCAAGGTCGAGTTCGAGATTCTCGAGGAGATCTTGACGCTCCAGTTCAGGCGGAAGGGCGCGGCCGCCGTGGCCGAAAACGTGGGTGTCGCGCGCGCGGGGTACGACTACGCGGCGACGCATTTCACGGCCTTGCCGTTCTCGCTGCCCGACACGGGCAAACGACTGGCCTTCTTCGAAGGCAACCAGGCTCTGGCCATGGGCGGCGCGGCCGCCGGCGTGCGCTTTTACTGTGCCTATCCCATGAGCCCGTCGTCGGGCGTGCTGCACTGGATGGCGCGGCACGCGCGCCAGCTCGGCATCATGGTGCGCCAGGTCGAGGACGAGATCGGAGTGATCAACATGGCCATCGGAGCGGCCCACACGGGGTGCCGCGCCATGTGCGCGACCTCCGGCGGCGGCTTTGCCCTCATGAGCGAAGCCCTGGGCGCGGCGGCCATGATGGAAATCCCGGTCGTCTGCATCAACGTCCAGCGGGCCGGACCGGCCACGGGAGTGCCCACCAAGACCGAGCAGGGCGATCTCTGGCAAGTGATGGGGGCCGGCCAGGGAGACTATCCGCGGATCATCGTCGCGCCGACGAACATCGGGGATTGCTTCAAGGTCGTCCCCACGCTCTTCAACCTGGTCGACAAGTTTCAGTGTCCCGGCATCATCCTCTCGGATCTGCTGCTGTCCGAAGGTCGGTCCAGCATCGATCCGGCGGAGCTGGATTTCAACGTGCCCATCGACCGCGGTGACGTCGTCGGCCTCAACGGTGACGGGCCGCCCGTGAACGGTGGCTTCAAGCGCTACCTCGTCACCGAGAGCGGCGTCTCCCCACGGGCGTTGCCGGGGACCCCCGGATACGTCCACGTGGTGGCCACCGACGAGCACGACGAGGACGGCGTGCTGATCAGCGACGAATTCACGGACCCGCACAAGCGCCAGGCCATCCACGAGAAGCGGATGCGCAAGATGGACGGGGTCCTTCCGCTCCTGGCCCCGCCGGTCCTTCATGGGCCCGCCGACGCGCACGTCACCCTGGTGGGCTGGGGTTCGACCGAAGGCGTCATTCGCGAGGCCATGCAACAGCTGGCCGAAGCCGGCATCGTGGCCAACAACCTCCAGATCAGATGGCTCGTCCCCCTGCACGCAGAAGCGATCGTGTCGATCCTGTCCCGATGCCGCGCGGTCATCATTGTCGAGAACAACTACAGCGGGCAGTTCGCGCGCTACCTGAGAGCGGAGACCGGGATCGTCGCCGGCGGCCATATCCGAAAATACGACGGAGAGCCGTTCATGCCGCACCACATCGTGGACGGTGTCACCGCCATTCTGGCGGGCTCGACCAAACGCTACGTGCCCGTGCACGAGATCCAGGTGTGA